One genomic region from Sphingobacterium sp. UGAL515B_05 encodes:
- a CDS encoding BlaI/MecI/CopY family transcriptional regulator: MEKLTAQEEQAMQSIWSLNGGFIKEILDNIKGEKMPYTTLASTVKNLERKDFVKAVRYANAKRYEPMVSEEDYKAKFMNSFVGDYFKNSYKEMVSFFVQEEKLTADELKEIMDMIKHNKS; the protein is encoded by the coding sequence ATGGAAAAATTAACAGCACAGGAAGAGCAGGCAATGCAATCTATTTGGAGTCTCAATGGAGGTTTTATAAAAGAGATTTTGGATAATATCAAGGGTGAAAAGATGCCTTATACCACCTTGGCTTCAACAGTAAAGAATCTGGAACGTAAAGATTTTGTGAAAGCAGTACGTTATGCCAATGCCAAGCGCTATGAACCGATGGTGAGTGAGGAAGATTATAAAGCGAAATTTATGAATTCCTTTGTGGGCGATTATTTTAAAAATTCCTATAAGGAGATGGTATCTTTTTTTGTGCAGGAAGAAAAACTAACGGCTGATGAATTAAAGGAAATTATGGACATGATTAAGCATAATAAATCTTAA